A window from Culex pipiens pallens isolate TS chromosome 3, TS_CPP_V2, whole genome shotgun sequence encodes these proteins:
- the LOC120430383 gene encoding protein lingerer-like isoform X1, with translation MSTQVRSGGGGGGRTKSKAGKENKENAGGETDDQKQQQQQLQPKGGKATNNNSDGGTGGDKPQKGGKGTDNNSSGGGGSKGQQDKQHQQQTTTHTIKTKQPTAEQIRIAQITDIKSGMDDPKIQEKIQKLMETTQRSEEDVCCALQECDNDLDRAVIFLLETLPVGAFATTSKKKKNKSQNKEQNESAPGDGDWDNVGGNAGSGSGGGGGMNSNDSKDRRGPRTGGPGGQRLAGGLGGAGGPGGRGGRGSFRDGDRGGDRNGFDRGARGPRGPPRDGRDNGPGRGSYAGGSRGGRGGGPRVGTRGPGPRDQNRGPRMNDHQEIDAWDPVSTPSAANDLTKPEETSAFTDTWGDWDNEEYTGSLSDTKVFTPSTQAAGTTQPAQQQPQQQQAASQLPSTQSQQQSQPQQPQTAAAVVAASQQPVAVVPASVTNPTELSAPPGLEQQILNPPQPKETDLVQQYSTTVVSSTATAAAAASNTVQYPDLHPTPTAAQHLRQALEIPQINPSASLSAEQSQYFNTLSSQNSNLQASVVNSFQPSTVQYPTTYGTTSSYSDQVTGSSQQPPVRRQRARVPPPSKIPSSAVEMPGDSLNNIGYLDVQFGGLDFGTDDSFDSVSAVTDKFSTSSLEQNTSASVQLPSAVQPTVVQQPDVSDYQSKSAASVVNNLQPKSNLTSSLQSTQILPGQSDSLSASQNDSLSSSYSQRNASTVVPSSVSAGVNVNSINSTTSTLEQLTKTDPYSQSTGTNAGSGGYQNVSYSTSSQANKTSSYPSSAAPQGYNNSSYSSTQVSTNTYPASSNNYSSYNQSGVNSYQQPSSNVSSSVVPNNNSSSSVGVSTVNQSSPNLPVNNNNVSNNSSNTNTGYLSSQYPVSQTSSAFPSQQSYQNSSQNVYGNSGLNSNTGYSGSTSTSSGQYSNFSSSKLKDTPVSTQFESFLSSVASSTAVSNQQNQNSANNNNSNSVSSSSSLPNNNSSVVSTTTKSGSGGAGSGSGTGTGGVVPNIPMVSPYIQPGVPFYQQPVYSYEELQMIQQRMSHVPGYYDMNYQTPTSLGAAGVRDANLGSVAYSTMSDGRFTRTDNNSSPVSNVPSTMSQQTGSGGPMLNLPYAYFYGGNVMPGGFQYGTPAIYPQQMATNATSGGQFQKPAYNSGYGTSGYDTLSQTGGQDYNKNPYPSSGGVGQQSKGQTVSNPQSAGGSGSDIAPSMYGKSHVALNKVNSYEKQSFHSGTPPPYNIAGTQTAGATSGQPYGQHLYIPTIPTHHNINMHQAMHQMDNRSFNSGSGVMRDSNSSGQRPQSNSQGKTATKQGYSPSTYWTAQN, from the exons ATGAGCACACAGGTCCGTTCcggaggtggtggtggtggccgcACCAAGTCCAAGGCCGGCAAGGAGAACAAAGAGAATGCCGGCGGTGAAACCGACgaccagaagcagcagcagcaacagttgCAGCCGAAGGGCGGTAAGGCCACCAACAACAACTCGGATGGCGGCACCGGTGGCGACAAGCCACAGAAGGGCGGCAAGGGCACAGATAACAACAGCAGCGGCGGCGGTGGCTCCAAAGGACAGCAGGACaagcagcaccagcagcagacGACCACACACACCATCAAGACAAAGCAGCCGACGGCCGAACAGATTCGCATTGCTCAAATCACAGACATCAAAAGCGGCATGGACGATCCGAAGATCCAGGAGAAGATCCAGAAGCTGATGGAGACAACGCAACGTTCGGAGGAGGATGTTTGCTGCGCCTTGCAGGAGTGTGACAACGATCTGGACCGAGCGGTCATCTTTCTGCTCGAGACACTTCCGGTCGGGGCGTTTGCCACAACGTCcaaaaagaagaagaataaATCGCAGAACAAGGAGCAGAACGAGTCCGCTCCGGGTGATGGCGATTGGGACAATGTTGGAGGCAACGCTGGCTCAGGTTCCGGCGGTGGTGGCGGTATGAACTCGAACGATTCGAAGGATCGCCGTGGCCCCCGTACGGGTGGACCCGGAGGTCAGCGTCTCGCCGGAGGTCTTGGTGGTGCGGGCGGTCCTGGTGGTCGTGGAGGTCGTGGCAGTTTCCGTGATGGAGATCGTGGCGGTGATCGTAACGGTTTCGATCGGGGCGCACGTGGCCCGCGTGGTCCTCCGCGGGATGGTCGCGACAATGGTCCGGGACGTGGCAGTTACGCTGGTGGTTCGCGAGGTGGACGCGGTGGAGGTCCTCGGGTCGGAACTCGTGGTCCCGGTCCGCGGGATCAAAACCGGGGACCACGAATGAACGACCACCAGGAGATCGACGCTTGGGATCCGGTGTCGACGCCTAGTGCCGCCAATGATCTCACCAAGCCGGAGGAAACGTCTGCATTCACCGACACCTGGGGAGACTGGGACAACGAGGAGTACACCGGGTCGTTGTCGGATACCAAAGTTTTCACGCCGAGTACGCAGGCGGCCGGTACGACGCAGCCAGCGCAGCAGCAGCCGCAACAGCAGCAGGCAGCCTCCCAGCTGCCGTCTACGCAATCTCAGCAGCAGTCGCAGCCGCAGCAGCCTCAGACGGCGGCAGCAGTCGTGGCCGCCTCGCAGCAGCCTGTCGCGGTCGTTCCGGCTTCGGTGACGAATCCTACGGAACTGTCTGCCCCACCGGGTTTGGAACAGCAAATTCTGAACCCACCCCAGCCGAAAGAGACTGATCTGGTGCAACAGTACAGCACCACCGTCGTGTCCAGCACGGCGACGGCGGCAGCTGCTGCCAGCAACACGGTTCAGTATCCGGATCTCCACCCGACGCCAACTGCGGCGCAACATCTGCGACAGGCGCTGGAGATTCCGCAGATCAACCCGTCGGCGTCGCTCTCCGCGGAACAATCACAGTATTTCAATACACTATCTTCGCAGAATTCCAATCTCCAGGCGAGTGTTGTCAACTCGTTCCAACCGAGCACCGTGCAATATCCCACCACGTACGGTACGACCAGCAGCTACAGTGACCAGGTTACAGGTTCCTCCCAGCAGCCTCCGGTTCGACGGCAGCGAGCGCGAGTTCCACCGCCGTCGAAGATTCCGTCAAGTGCCGTCGAGATGCCCGGGGACAGCCTCAACAACATTGGCTATCTGGACGTGCAGTTCGGTGGTCTCGACTTCGGCACGGACGATTCGTTCGACAGCGTGTCGGCCGTTACGGACAAGTTCAGCACCAGCAGTTTGGAGCAGAACACGTCCGCGTCGGTGCAGCTTCCGTCGGCGGTCCAACCCACCGTCGTCCAGCAGCCGGATGTCAGCGACTACCAGAGCAAGTCCGCGGCCAGCGTCGTCAACAACCTGCAGCCCAAGTCCAATCTCACCAGCAGCTTACAGAGCACGCAGATTTTGCCCGGTCAAAGCGATTCGCTGTCGGCGTCCCAGAACGACAGCCTGTCCAGCAGTTACTCGCAGCGTAACGCCTCCACCGTTGTTCCTTCGTCCGTGAGTGCTGGGGTGAACGTCAACTCCATCAACAGCACCACGTCAA CGCTCGAACAACTCACCAAGACTGATCCCTATAGTCAGTCCACCGGAACGAACGCCGGTTCTGGCGGATATCAAAACGTCTCGTACTCCACCTCGTCGCAGGCGAACAAAACATCCTCGTATCCATCGTCGGCTGCGCCGCAAGGATACAACAACTCCAGCTATTCTAGCACACAG GTGTCCACCAACACGTATCCCGCGTCGTCCAACAACTACAGCTCGTACAACCAGAGCGGCGTCAACTCGTACCAGCAGCCCAGCAGCAACGTGTCGAGCAGTGTCGTGCCCAACAACAACTCGAGCAGTTCGGTGGGTGTGTCCACGGTGAACCAGTCCAGCCCGAACCTGCCcgtcaacaacaacaatgttAGCAATAACAG TTCGAACACCAACACCGGCTACCTGTCGAGCCAGTACCCGGTCAGTCAGACGTCGTCGGCCTTCCCGTCGCAGCAGAGCTACCAGAACAGCTCGCAGAACGTGTACGGAAACTCGGGACTCAACAGTAATACCGG CTATTCTGGCAGTACGAGCACCTCCTCCGGACAGTACAGTAACTTTAGCAGTTCGAAGCTAAAGGACACGCCCGTGTCGACGCAGTTTGAGAG CTTTCTTTCCAGTGTGGCCTCTAGCACGGCGGTTTCCAACCAGCAGAACCAGAACAgcgccaacaacaacaacagcaacagcgtGTCGAGTTCGTCGTCGTTGCCCAACAACAACAGCTCCGTAGTATCCACGACAA CTAAATCGGGCAGTGGCGGAGCGGGTAGTGGTAGTGGCACCGGAACCGGTGGTGTTGTGCCCAACATACCGATGGTCAGCCCGTACATTCAGCCGGGCGTGCCGTTCTACCAGCAGCCCGTTTACTCTTACGAAGAGCTGCAAATGATTCAGCAGCGTATGTCACATGTGCCTGGATACTACGATATGAACTACCAAACGCCGACGAGTCTCGGTGCGGCCGGTGTGCGCGACGCTAACCTCGGTTCCGTCGCGTACTCGACCATGTCCGATGGTCGGTTCACTCGGACCGACAACAACTCGTCTCCTGTTAGTAACGTCCCAAGTACCATGTCACAACAAACAGGGTCTGGTGGTCCTATGTTGAACCTGCCATACGCTTATTTTTACGGCGGTAATGTGATGCCCGGCGGCTTCCAATATGGCACCCCAGCAATATATCCT CAACAAATGGCGACGAATGCGACGTCGGGAGGACAGTTCCAGAAACCGGCGTACAACAGTGGCTACGGAACAAGTGGATATGACACGCTGAGCCAAACCGGCGGCCAGGATTACAACAAAAACCCGTACCCGTCGTCGGGCGGCGTTGGCCAACAGTCCAAGGGACAGACTGTCTCCAATCCACAATCGGCGGGAGGAAGTGGCTCTGATATTGCGCCCTCGATGTATGGCAAAAGCCATGTTGCGCTAAATAAAGTCAAT TCGTACGAGAAACAATCGTTTCACTCTGGCACACCGCCCCCCTACAACATAGCCGGAACACAGACTGCGGGTGCGACGTCCGGCCAGCCCTACGGACAGCATCTCTATATTCCGACGATACCGACGCACCACAACATCAACATGCATCAGGCAATGCATCAG ATGGACAATAGAAGTTTTAATAGTGGTAGTGGTGTGATGAGG GATTCCAACAGCAGTGGTCAAAGACCACAATCGAACAGTCAGGGCAAGACTGCAACTAAGCAAGGCTATTCACCGTCTACTTATTGGACTGCGCAGAACTAA
- the LOC120430383 gene encoding protein lingerer-like isoform X3, which yields MSTQVRSGGGGGGRTKSKAGKENKENAGGETDDQKQQQQQLQPKGGKATNNNSDGGTGGDKPQKGGKGTDNNSSGGGGSKGQQDKQHQQQTTTHTIKTKQPTAEQIRIAQITDIKSGMDDPKIQEKIQKLMETTQRSEEDVCCALQECDNDLDRAVIFLLETLPVGAFATTSKKKKNKSQNKEQNESAPGDGDWDNVGGNAGSGSGGGGGMNSNDSKDRRGPRTGGPGGQRLAGGLGGAGGPGGRGGRGSFRDGDRGGDRNGFDRGARGPRGPPRDGRDNGPGRGSYAGGSRGGRGGGPRVGTRGPGPRDQNRGPRMNDHQEIDAWDPVSTPSAANDLTKPEETSAFTDTWGDWDNEEYTGSLSDTKVFTPSTQAAGTTQPAQQQPQQQQAASQLPSTQSQQQSQPQQPQTAAAVVAASQQPVAVVPASVTNPTELSAPPGLEQQILNPPQPKETDLVQQYSTTVVSSTATAAAAASNTVQYPDLHPTPTAAQHLRQALEIPQINPSASLSAEQSQYFNTLSSQNSNLQASVVNSFQPSTVQYPTTYGTTSSYSDQVTGSSQQPPVRRQRARVPPPSKIPSSAVEMPGDSLNNIGYLDVQFGGLDFGTDDSFDSVSAVTDKFSTSSLEQNTSASVQLPSAVQPTVVQQPDVSDYQSKSAASVVNNLQPKSNLTSSLQSTQILPGQSDSLSASQNDSLSSSYSQRNASTVVPSSVSAGVNVNSINSTTSTLEQLTKTDPYSQSTGTNAGSGGYQNVSYSTSSQANKTSSYPSSAAPQGYNNSSYSSTQVSTNTYPASSNNYSSYNQSGVNSYQQPSSNVSSSVVPNNNSSSSVGVSTVNQSSPNLPVNNNNVSNNSSNTNTGYLSSQYPVSQTSSAFPSQQSYQNSSQNVYGNSGLNSNTGYSGSTSTSSGQYSNFSSSKLKDTPVSTQFESFLSSVASSTAVSNQQNQNSANNNNSNSVSSSSSLPNNNSSVVSTTTKSGSGGAGSGSGTGTGGVVPNIPMVSPYIQPGVPFYQQPVYSYEELQMIQQRMSHVPGYYDMNYQTPTSLGAAGVRDANLGSVAYSTMSDGRFTRTDNNSSPVSNVPSTMSQQTGSGGPMLNLPYAYFYGGNVMPGGFQYGTPAIYPQQMATNATSGGQFQKPAYNSGYGTSGYDTLSQTGGQDYNKNPYPSSGGVGQQSKGQTVSNPQSAGGSGSDIAPSMYGKSHVALNKVNSYEKQSFHSGTPPPYNIAGTQTAGATSGQPYGQHLYIPTIPTHHNINMHQAMHQDSNSSGQRPQSNSQGKTATKQGYSPSTYWTAQN from the exons ATGAGCACACAGGTCCGTTCcggaggtggtggtggtggccgcACCAAGTCCAAGGCCGGCAAGGAGAACAAAGAGAATGCCGGCGGTGAAACCGACgaccagaagcagcagcagcaacagttgCAGCCGAAGGGCGGTAAGGCCACCAACAACAACTCGGATGGCGGCACCGGTGGCGACAAGCCACAGAAGGGCGGCAAGGGCACAGATAACAACAGCAGCGGCGGCGGTGGCTCCAAAGGACAGCAGGACaagcagcaccagcagcagacGACCACACACACCATCAAGACAAAGCAGCCGACGGCCGAACAGATTCGCATTGCTCAAATCACAGACATCAAAAGCGGCATGGACGATCCGAAGATCCAGGAGAAGATCCAGAAGCTGATGGAGACAACGCAACGTTCGGAGGAGGATGTTTGCTGCGCCTTGCAGGAGTGTGACAACGATCTGGACCGAGCGGTCATCTTTCTGCTCGAGACACTTCCGGTCGGGGCGTTTGCCACAACGTCcaaaaagaagaagaataaATCGCAGAACAAGGAGCAGAACGAGTCCGCTCCGGGTGATGGCGATTGGGACAATGTTGGAGGCAACGCTGGCTCAGGTTCCGGCGGTGGTGGCGGTATGAACTCGAACGATTCGAAGGATCGCCGTGGCCCCCGTACGGGTGGACCCGGAGGTCAGCGTCTCGCCGGAGGTCTTGGTGGTGCGGGCGGTCCTGGTGGTCGTGGAGGTCGTGGCAGTTTCCGTGATGGAGATCGTGGCGGTGATCGTAACGGTTTCGATCGGGGCGCACGTGGCCCGCGTGGTCCTCCGCGGGATGGTCGCGACAATGGTCCGGGACGTGGCAGTTACGCTGGTGGTTCGCGAGGTGGACGCGGTGGAGGTCCTCGGGTCGGAACTCGTGGTCCCGGTCCGCGGGATCAAAACCGGGGACCACGAATGAACGACCACCAGGAGATCGACGCTTGGGATCCGGTGTCGACGCCTAGTGCCGCCAATGATCTCACCAAGCCGGAGGAAACGTCTGCATTCACCGACACCTGGGGAGACTGGGACAACGAGGAGTACACCGGGTCGTTGTCGGATACCAAAGTTTTCACGCCGAGTACGCAGGCGGCCGGTACGACGCAGCCAGCGCAGCAGCAGCCGCAACAGCAGCAGGCAGCCTCCCAGCTGCCGTCTACGCAATCTCAGCAGCAGTCGCAGCCGCAGCAGCCTCAGACGGCGGCAGCAGTCGTGGCCGCCTCGCAGCAGCCTGTCGCGGTCGTTCCGGCTTCGGTGACGAATCCTACGGAACTGTCTGCCCCACCGGGTTTGGAACAGCAAATTCTGAACCCACCCCAGCCGAAAGAGACTGATCTGGTGCAACAGTACAGCACCACCGTCGTGTCCAGCACGGCGACGGCGGCAGCTGCTGCCAGCAACACGGTTCAGTATCCGGATCTCCACCCGACGCCAACTGCGGCGCAACATCTGCGACAGGCGCTGGAGATTCCGCAGATCAACCCGTCGGCGTCGCTCTCCGCGGAACAATCACAGTATTTCAATACACTATCTTCGCAGAATTCCAATCTCCAGGCGAGTGTTGTCAACTCGTTCCAACCGAGCACCGTGCAATATCCCACCACGTACGGTACGACCAGCAGCTACAGTGACCAGGTTACAGGTTCCTCCCAGCAGCCTCCGGTTCGACGGCAGCGAGCGCGAGTTCCACCGCCGTCGAAGATTCCGTCAAGTGCCGTCGAGATGCCCGGGGACAGCCTCAACAACATTGGCTATCTGGACGTGCAGTTCGGTGGTCTCGACTTCGGCACGGACGATTCGTTCGACAGCGTGTCGGCCGTTACGGACAAGTTCAGCACCAGCAGTTTGGAGCAGAACACGTCCGCGTCGGTGCAGCTTCCGTCGGCGGTCCAACCCACCGTCGTCCAGCAGCCGGATGTCAGCGACTACCAGAGCAAGTCCGCGGCCAGCGTCGTCAACAACCTGCAGCCCAAGTCCAATCTCACCAGCAGCTTACAGAGCACGCAGATTTTGCCCGGTCAAAGCGATTCGCTGTCGGCGTCCCAGAACGACAGCCTGTCCAGCAGTTACTCGCAGCGTAACGCCTCCACCGTTGTTCCTTCGTCCGTGAGTGCTGGGGTGAACGTCAACTCCATCAACAGCACCACGTCAA CGCTCGAACAACTCACCAAGACTGATCCCTATAGTCAGTCCACCGGAACGAACGCCGGTTCTGGCGGATATCAAAACGTCTCGTACTCCACCTCGTCGCAGGCGAACAAAACATCCTCGTATCCATCGTCGGCTGCGCCGCAAGGATACAACAACTCCAGCTATTCTAGCACACAG GTGTCCACCAACACGTATCCCGCGTCGTCCAACAACTACAGCTCGTACAACCAGAGCGGCGTCAACTCGTACCAGCAGCCCAGCAGCAACGTGTCGAGCAGTGTCGTGCCCAACAACAACTCGAGCAGTTCGGTGGGTGTGTCCACGGTGAACCAGTCCAGCCCGAACCTGCCcgtcaacaacaacaatgttAGCAATAACAG TTCGAACACCAACACCGGCTACCTGTCGAGCCAGTACCCGGTCAGTCAGACGTCGTCGGCCTTCCCGTCGCAGCAGAGCTACCAGAACAGCTCGCAGAACGTGTACGGAAACTCGGGACTCAACAGTAATACCGG CTATTCTGGCAGTACGAGCACCTCCTCCGGACAGTACAGTAACTTTAGCAGTTCGAAGCTAAAGGACACGCCCGTGTCGACGCAGTTTGAGAG CTTTCTTTCCAGTGTGGCCTCTAGCACGGCGGTTTCCAACCAGCAGAACCAGAACAgcgccaacaacaacaacagcaacagcgtGTCGAGTTCGTCGTCGTTGCCCAACAACAACAGCTCCGTAGTATCCACGACAA CTAAATCGGGCAGTGGCGGAGCGGGTAGTGGTAGTGGCACCGGAACCGGTGGTGTTGTGCCCAACATACCGATGGTCAGCCCGTACATTCAGCCGGGCGTGCCGTTCTACCAGCAGCCCGTTTACTCTTACGAAGAGCTGCAAATGATTCAGCAGCGTATGTCACATGTGCCTGGATACTACGATATGAACTACCAAACGCCGACGAGTCTCGGTGCGGCCGGTGTGCGCGACGCTAACCTCGGTTCCGTCGCGTACTCGACCATGTCCGATGGTCGGTTCACTCGGACCGACAACAACTCGTCTCCTGTTAGTAACGTCCCAAGTACCATGTCACAACAAACAGGGTCTGGTGGTCCTATGTTGAACCTGCCATACGCTTATTTTTACGGCGGTAATGTGATGCCCGGCGGCTTCCAATATGGCACCCCAGCAATATATCCT CAACAAATGGCGACGAATGCGACGTCGGGAGGACAGTTCCAGAAACCGGCGTACAACAGTGGCTACGGAACAAGTGGATATGACACGCTGAGCCAAACCGGCGGCCAGGATTACAACAAAAACCCGTACCCGTCGTCGGGCGGCGTTGGCCAACAGTCCAAGGGACAGACTGTCTCCAATCCACAATCGGCGGGAGGAAGTGGCTCTGATATTGCGCCCTCGATGTATGGCAAAAGCCATGTTGCGCTAAATAAAGTCAAT TCGTACGAGAAACAATCGTTTCACTCTGGCACACCGCCCCCCTACAACATAGCCGGAACACAGACTGCGGGTGCGACGTCCGGCCAGCCCTACGGACAGCATCTCTATATTCCGACGATACCGACGCACCACAACATCAACATGCATCAGGCAATGCATCAG GATTCCAACAGCAGTGGTCAAAGACCACAATCGAACAGTCAGGGCAAGACTGCAACTAAGCAAGGCTATTCACCGTCTACTTATTGGACTGCGCAGAACTAA